The following proteins are co-located in the Candidatus Zixiibacteriota bacterium genome:
- the rplV gene encoding 50S ribosomal protein L22 has protein sequence MQAKARLRYLMMSPRKIRRVVELIKGKSVEDALTILRFTNKAAAGPLSKTIQSATANALAIEGTSHLKVEDLSIASINVDEGPQAKRIRFRAMGRVYRYKKRFTHLTVVVEGEPTEEVKTKRTLGKKKAVTEKKPAAKATPKKTTKKKPAAKKTTTRKTTTKKTTTKKTTAKKTTAKKTDETKKTTAKKTAAKNKKTTTAKPKDKPAAKKPAKKKEKE, from the coding sequence ATGCAGGCAAAAGCAAGATTAAGATATTTGATGATGTCGCCGCGTAAAATTCGCCGCGTGGTAGAATTGATTAAGGGTAAATCGGTAGAAGACGCGCTTACAATTCTCAGGTTTACCAATAAAGCGGCGGCCGGACCGTTATCCAAAACAATTCAATCGGCGACCGCTAATGCGTTGGCAATTGAAGGGACGTCACATCTAAAGGTCGAAGATTTATCGATCGCCAGTATTAATGTTGACGAAGGTCCGCAGGCTAAAAGAATTCGTTTCCGCGCCATGGGACGAGTTTATCGCTATAAAAAGCGCTTCACACATCTTACGGTTGTCGTCGAAGGTGAACCGACGGAAGAAGTGAAGACCAAAAGGACTCTTGGCAAGAAAAAAGCCGTTACTGAAAAGAAACCGGCCGCAAAGGCGACTCCTAAGAAGACGACCAAAAAGAAACCGGCCGCAAAGAAAACCACGACTCGCAAAACGACAACAAAGAAAACGACAACAAAGAAAACAACCGCTAAGAAAACGACGGCCAAAAAGACTGACGAAACGAAAAAGACGACGGCAAAGAAAACGGCTGCTAAAAATAAAAAGACTACAACTGCTAAGCCTAAAGATAAACCCGCCGCAAAAAAACCGGCTAAGAAAAAGGAAAAAGAATAA
- the rpsS gene encoding 30S ribosomal protein S19 yields MARSLKKGPYIDPKLFNKIEALNETGEKKVIKTWSRRSTISPEFVGHTLAVHTGNRFIPIYITENMVGHKLGEFAPTRTFRGHGGKLAERASAVKRV; encoded by the coding sequence ATGGCCCGGTCACTTAAAAAAGGCCCTTATATTGACCCCAAGCTGTTCAATAAGATTGAAGCTTTGAATGAAACCGGGGAGAAAAAAGTTATAAAAACCTGGTCTCGCCGGTCAACCATATCACCGGAATTTGTCGGCCATACTTTGGCCGTACATACCGGGAATAGGTTTATCCCGATTTATATTACCGAAAATATGGTTGGTCACAAACTTGGCGAATTCGCTCCGACGCGTACTTTCCGCGGGCATGGTGGAAAACTGGCCGAACGTGCTTCGGCGGTCAAACGAGTATAA